A single window of Gossypium arboreum isolate Shixiya-1 chromosome 13, ASM2569848v2, whole genome shotgun sequence DNA harbors:
- the LOC108461405 gene encoding ACT domain-containing protein ACR9-like, whose amino-acid sequence MGIPNDDVVLIQLPKDPSEPTIVTVNCPDKPGLGCDLCRTLLEFGLSITRADFSTDGRWCYMVFWLVPSVSNSCEIDWESLKNRLVSMCPSCLVPFFSFNYQQGDGNGSTTHSLIYLLKLCCLDRKGLLHDVTRILSELQFTIQRVKVMTTPDGRVMYLVFITDGMELLHTKERRDDTREHLISVLKNYCISCELQLAGPEYENLKALPSLPPAVAEELFTYELAGKEASSKELKSDMMTLKKATVTVDNLLSPAHTLLQIQCVDQKGLFYDILRTSKDFDFQIAYGRFSSSVKSYRSLDLFIRQANGNKIVDPKHLNALCSRLQEEMLQPFRVIVVNRGPDTELLVANPVESSGKGRPRVFYDVTLALKMLGIRIFLAEIGRHSTCDRQWEVYRFLLDDSHEFPLTSCRARNQLVDKVRRTLMGW is encoded by the exons ATGGGTATTCCAAATGACGACGTCGTTTTAATCCAATTACCCAAAGACCCATCGGAACCCACCATCGTCACTGTCAATTGCCCCGATAAGCCCGGTCTTGGCTGTGATCTTTGCCGTACCCTTCTCGAATTCGGACTTTCAATCACCAGAGCAG ATTTTTCGACGGATGGAAGATGGTGTTACATGGTATTTTGGTTGGTTCCCAGTGTTTCGAATTCATGTGAAATTGATTGGGAAAGCTTGAAGAATAGGCTTGTTTCGATGTGCCCTTCGTGTTTGGTTCCATTTTTTTCCTTTAATTATCAGCAAGGAGATGGAAATGGAAGCACAACCCATTCTCTGATTTATTTGTTGAAACTTTGTTGCTTGGACCGCAAGGGATTACTTCATG ATGTTACAAGGATACTGTCGGAGCTCCAGTTTACAATTCAAAGAGTGAAAGTTATGACAACGCCGGATGGAAGAGTTATGTACTTGGTTTTCATCACGGACGGAAT GGAACTCTTACATACAAAAGAGAGACGAGATGACACAAGGGAGCATCTAATTTCTGTTTTGAAGAATTATTGTATCAGCTGTGAGCTTCAGTTGGCAGGGCCGGAATATGAGAACCTGAAGGCCTTGCCTTCTCTCCCTCCTGCAGTAGCTGAAGAGTTATTTACCTACGAGTTGGCTGGCAAAGAAGCTAGCTCAAAGGAACTCAAATCAGATATGATGACACTGAAGAAGGCCACTGTTACTGTAGATAATCTATTGAGCCCTGCTCATACATTGCTTCAAATACAATGTGTTGATCAGAAAGGACTCTTTTATGACATTTTGAGGACTTCAAAGGACTTTGATTTTCAG ATTGCTTATGGTAGATTCTCTTCAAGTGTGAAAAGCTACCGCAGTTTGGACCTTTTTATTCGGCAAGCAAATGGAAACAAAATTGTTGATCCCAAGCATCTGAATGCTTTGTGTTCTCGTTTACAAGAGGAGATGCTTCAACCTTTTCGAGTGATTGTTGTCAATCGAGGCCCTGATACTGAACTCTTGGTTGCTAACCCTGTCGAGTCATCTGGAAAGGGAAGGCCCCGAGTTTTCTACGATGTTACATTGGCTCTTAAAATGCTAGGGATACGCATTTTCTTG GCTGAAATTGGAAGGCATTCGACTTGTGATCGCCAGTGGGAAGTCTACAGATTTCTTTTGGATGACAGCCATGAATTCCCATTAACAAGCTGTCGAGCTCGAAATCAGCTTGTGGACAAAGTAAGAAGAACATTGATGGGCTGGTGA
- the LOC108463204 gene encoding transcription factor bHLH114-like isoform X1: protein MRKAAHLSPLSSQFYNIGNTEAQMPYLDVLMQMESKGRNVNGDAFSMEPKIFYNDNQIRDGAFAIPYQSHFNSNFLQDYEYGSSNFDNNFQQSMSLSSKLAIPYLESESIQNGRKREIEFNNDPNTALDERNKNKRKKLLTSFEQSHRSSQEITEIKDFRLNMPVRRSQKLSDKITALQKLVSPYGKTDTASVLQEASLYIKLLQEQIQMLSSSYKSLRAIHPQEIGKKQQDLKSRGLCLVPISFTQRVTKEEQSSLENLNNV from the exons ATGAGGAAAGCAGCTCATCTTTCACCATTGTCATCACAGTTCTACAACATTG GAAACACTGAAGCTCAAATGCCTTACTTGGATGTCCTTATGCAGATGGAAAGCAAAGG CAGAAATGTGAATGGAGATGCCTTTTCTATGGAACCCAAAATATTCTACAATGACAACCAAATAAGAGATGGGGCCTTTGCTATTCCTTACCAATCCCATTTTAACTCTAATTTCTTACAAG ATTATGAGTATGGTAGCTCCAATTTTGACAACAATTTTCAGCAATCTATGTCACTTAGCAGCAAGCTAGCAATTCCATATCTTGAATCG GAAAGCATCCAAAATGGAAGGAAACGTGAGATTGAGTTTAATAATGACCCAAATACAGCATTGGATGAGAGGAACAAGAACAAGAGGAAGAAATTATTAACCTCCTTTGAGCAATCTCATAGAAGCAGTCAAGAAATAACAGAAATCAAGGATTTCAGG TTGAATATGCCAGTGAGGAGAAGCCAAAAGCTAAGTGACAAAATCACAGCTCTTCAAAAGTTGGTATCCCCCTATGGAAAG ACTGATACTGCTTCAGTCCTTCAAGAGGCTTCTCTTTATATCAAACTTCTCCAAGAACAAATTCAGATGCTGAGCAGTTCATATAAGAGTCTTAGAGCTATTCATCCACAG GAGATTGGAAAGAAGCAACAAGATCTAAAAAGTAGAGGACTTTGCTTGGTTCCCATTTCATTTACCCAAAGAGTGACAAAAGAAGAACAATCATCCTTGGAAAATTTAAATAATGTGTAA
- the LOC108461209 gene encoding actin-depolymerizing factor 2-like, with protein MANAASGMAVHDDCKLKFLELKAKRTYRFIVFKIEEKQKQVVVEKVGEPTDSYEAFTASLPADECRYAVYDFDFVTDENCQKSRIFFIAWSPDTSKVRSKMIYASSKDRFKRELDGIQVELQATDPSEMDLDVIRSRAN; from the exons ATG GCAAACGCGGCTTCAGGAATGGCTGTGCATGATGATTGCAAGCTGAAGTTTTTAGAACTGAAGGCTAAAAGGACTTACCGCTTCATAGTTTTCAAGATTGAAGAAAAACAAAAGCAAGTTGTTGTGGAAAAGGTTGGTGAACCTACTGATAGCTATGAGGCTTTCACTGCTAGCCTTCCAGCCGATGAGTGTCGATACGCTGTGTATGACTTTGATTTTGTGACCGATGAGAACTGCCAGAAGAGCAGAATTTTTTTCATTGCCTG GTCTCCTGATACATCAAAAGTAAGAAGCAAGATGATCTATGCGAGCTCAAAGGACAGGTTCAAAAGGGAATTGGATGGCATCCAGGTAGAGTTGCAAGCTACCGATCCTTCCGAGATGGATCTCGATGTCATAAGGAGCCGTGCCAATTGA
- the LOC108462858 gene encoding dolichyl-diphosphooligosaccharide--protein glycosyltransferase subunit 4A-like encodes MIDDEQLGFLANFLGIFIFALVIAYHYVMADPKYEGN; translated from the coding sequence ATGATTGATGATGAACAACTGGGGTTTCTCGCCAATTTTCTCGGCATTTTTATATTCGCGCTGGTAATTGCTTACCATTACGTGATGGCTGACCCAAAATATGAAGGAAACTGA
- the LOC108463204 gene encoding transcription factor bHLH114-like isoform X2, which produces MRKAAHLSPLSSQFYNIGNTEAQMPYLDVLMQMESKGNVNGDAFSMEPKIFYNDNQIRDGAFAIPYQSHFNSNFLQDYEYGSSNFDNNFQQSMSLSSKLAIPYLESESIQNGRKREIEFNNDPNTALDERNKNKRKKLLTSFEQSHRSSQEITEIKDFRLNMPVRRSQKLSDKITALQKLVSPYGKTDTASVLQEASLYIKLLQEQIQMLSSSYKSLRAIHPQEIGKKQQDLKSRGLCLVPISFTQRVTKEEQSSLENLNNV; this is translated from the exons ATGAGGAAAGCAGCTCATCTTTCACCATTGTCATCACAGTTCTACAACATTG GAAACACTGAAGCTCAAATGCCTTACTTGGATGTCCTTATGCAGATGGAAAGCAAAGG AAATGTGAATGGAGATGCCTTTTCTATGGAACCCAAAATATTCTACAATGACAACCAAATAAGAGATGGGGCCTTTGCTATTCCTTACCAATCCCATTTTAACTCTAATTTCTTACAAG ATTATGAGTATGGTAGCTCCAATTTTGACAACAATTTTCAGCAATCTATGTCACTTAGCAGCAAGCTAGCAATTCCATATCTTGAATCG GAAAGCATCCAAAATGGAAGGAAACGTGAGATTGAGTTTAATAATGACCCAAATACAGCATTGGATGAGAGGAACAAGAACAAGAGGAAGAAATTATTAACCTCCTTTGAGCAATCTCATAGAAGCAGTCAAGAAATAACAGAAATCAAGGATTTCAGG TTGAATATGCCAGTGAGGAGAAGCCAAAAGCTAAGTGACAAAATCACAGCTCTTCAAAAGTTGGTATCCCCCTATGGAAAG ACTGATACTGCTTCAGTCCTTCAAGAGGCTTCTCTTTATATCAAACTTCTCCAAGAACAAATTCAGATGCTGAGCAGTTCATATAAGAGTCTTAGAGCTATTCATCCACAG GAGATTGGAAAGAAGCAACAAGATCTAAAAAGTAGAGGACTTTGCTTGGTTCCCATTTCATTTACCCAAAGAGTGACAAAAGAAGAACAATCATCCTTGGAAAATTTAAATAATGTGTAA
- the LOC108462399 gene encoding uncharacterized protein LOC108462399, with the protein MKSLSSVGIGLSIVFASLLLALVGELYYLLWWKKRLTSRRDFFYMFCLKTSSSSSPPTTNEDDVHHHNNLHSNKDRMLKPFDDHQHHHHHHPELMRPTPRFLFTIVEETKEDLELEEGKSKGKFGSRDMSVETPFLTPLASPPFLTPPHTPTVDEPIQQQGFNPLFEATTDAEFNKLRSSPPPKFKFLQEAEEKLHKRMLMIDEDNDGNHNGGFDEENGEMTPPSKYLKDEEDESFITIIVNNNHSHQQVIPLSD; encoded by the coding sequence aTGAAATCATTGAGCAGTGTGGGGATTGGTTTGAGCATAGTTTTTGCTTCTCTTTTGTTAGCTTTGGTTGGTGAGTTATATTATTTGTTATGGTGGAAGAAGAGATTAACAAGTAGAAGGGATTTCTTTTACATGTTTTGTTTGAAAACTTCATCATCTTCATCACCACCAACAACGAATGAAGATGATGTTCATCATCATAATAATTTGCATTCAAACAAAGATAGGATGTTGAAGCCATTTGATGACcatcagcatcatcatcatcatcatcccgAGTTGATGAGGCCAACACCAAGGTTTCTCTTCACCATTGTTGAAGAAACAAAGGAGGATTTGGAGTTAGAAGAAGGTAAATCCAAGGGTAAGTTTGGGTCAAGAGATATGAGTGTTGAAACCCCATTTTTAACCCCACTTGCTTCCCCACCATTTTTAACACCTCCCCATACACCAACGGTTGATGAACCCATTCAACAACAAGGGTTCAACCCTTTGTTTGAAGCTACAACTGATGCTGAGTTCAATAAGTTAAGATCATCACCACCCCCAAAGTTCAAGTTCTTGCAAGAAGCAGAAGAGAAGCTTCATAAAAGAATGTTAATGATTGATGAGGATAATGATGGTAATCACAATGGTGGATTTGATGAagaaaatggtgaaatgacaccTCCTTCAAAGTACCTCAAAGATGAAGAAGATGAATCTTTTATCACAATCATTGTTAATAATAATCACAGTCATCAACAGGTAATTCCTCTAAGCGATTAG